The DNA sequence gtgtgctcatactctttctgtctgcttttttctttctctctctcaaataaataaggctgaacggcttagtggtcaaggcatttgcctatgaagcctaaggaccccagtttgattccccaggacccacataagccagatacacaaggggacacatacatgcatctggatttcatgtgcagaggctagaggccttggcctgcccattctctctttctctctctctgcctcttcctctctctctcaaataagtaaataaaatattaaaaaataaatatttttaaaagctagttCCTTCCCTGTGTACATCCATAGTGCTTAGCTGTGTTTCACATAGACAACATGTTGCCTATCTGTTGAAAAGGGAACTAAACTGAATAAAAGGTATCTCtaatctgaaaatctgaaatttaCCAAAATCCAAAAGCTtttcagtgcccacataatggCACAAGTGGAAAATTCTACATATGGTTTCATGTGACCAATCAAAACTCAAGTGAACTAAAACTGGTGTATGAAATTACCTTCCCAAGtgggaggaatggctcagtggttaaaggcacctgcttgcaatacctgaaggccagggttcaattccccagcccctaagtcaagtcagatacagaaagtggagcatgcatctgaagtttgtttgcagaaacaaaaggccatggtgcacccattctctctcctctctctctctcaaacacacacacacacacacacacacacacacacacttaaaaaaaaaaaaaaagtaaggctatGTGTTTAAGGCCTTCAGTCTCATTTCCCAGACATTTCACTGAGAGATTGTAGCTCTTTCTCACCTCACATCTGACCAAGCCTAGACTAGGTGTGGGCTTCTGGACCACCTCCTGTTATAACTAAGGCTACTTTGGGGCAGAGAAGACTGAAAAACCATATCCCCTGGTCCCTTACTCAACACATCACCCAAAGCTCCCCCCTCGCAGAGCACttgccctcctcttccctctcttgctttcttggGCTCTCCTGTTCTCTCCTCGGCACCCGCGTCCCCTTTCTCCgtcctctctcccctctgcctgcctcttgctctctctcaccaGTTACAACAGTCTTAACATTTGTCTTGGTGCCTCTGTCCCGACCCCAAAATGCAACGCAAACAGGAGCGGGCACCACAGCTCCCGTGCGTTGGGCACGTCGCCACTCTCCGGGCCCGAGGAAGTTGCAAAGCTGACAGACCCGATCCTGGGCGCTTCTTGCCGGAGCTCTCAGTTTCCCCCGTCGGCGAAATGGGGGAGGGGCGTGGCCCAGACCTCCCAGGCCTTGGCAGCTTTGGCACACCGTGGCACCAGAGGGCGAGAAGCCAGGTCGGTGGCTCGGCGCCTCCTAGGCCCTTACCATTTGATGATGTTGTGAACCAAGGGTAAAAAGGAGTAGTTCTCCTCCTCCTTGACGCCCGAGGGTGACTGGGGCCGCCGCGCGGGCGACTGCTGCGCCGGGGCAGCGGCGacgggcggcggcggcagcgctTTGGACTCGGGCAGCGGCGGCTCGGGAGGCGGCGGCAGCGCATCCTCGGACTGTCGCCCGCCGGCCACCCCAGCGGAGGACATACCTCGGGGATTCCGAGGGCCAAACGGTAAGACTCCGGGGGAAGAggaatggggggtggggggagcggcCTCCGAGAGGGTCGCGGGGAAGTGACGTCACCGCCGCGCGCCTCTGGGAGCCGGGCCGCGGGGCTCTGCGCGTGCGCTCTGCGGATGCGGCGTCCAGTGTTGCTAGGCGACCTGCCCGTGAGCCGCTCTGGATTGATTGTTAAATAGTcggagacccaggttcgattccccaggacccagggcctccagccactgcagaatgaactccagacgcgtgcgccaccttgtgcacctggcttacgtgggtctttgggaatcgaacctgtgttcttagggtTTGCAttcaagccatgtctccagccctcacctctaAATTATTCTTATTTAGTTAAAGGTCTTGGCAGAAACTACAGTACACTTTAACCTCACAAAATGGTTgactccccccacccaaaaaaattcTCACTTGCATAAAGACTTTTCTAGGACTCTGGGCCAGTTCTATTAGCTTGTAATTATAATTCTCAAAACAAATATGGCATGGGAGCTGTATGATAAGTTGCCAGTCAATGGAGCAACCATCTTAAAGCTTAGCACACAAGACAGAAGACAGATCTAGGAAAGTTATCAACTGGCAGAGAACTTCTTATCAGTCCACGGCCATGTCAATAAGAGGGCAAGAAGCCTACCTCCAAGAAGCAAgacaggagcatggaaggccatgGTGGCCACTCCCAAGGACAGCAGAGATGGTGTCATCAGGCACATTAGGAAGGGatggggaggcggagccttgggCAAGGGGACATTAGAGGTGTGCCATTGGGTCTTCAGTTATGGATCTCAGCACAGCTTGCTTTACAGAGCTACCCAGAGTGAAGGCAAGCGGGTGCCAGAGGTTGCAGGGTTTTCTTCTAAACACGGACATTTTCCCCCAAAAGGACGACTTTCTAAGAGGCCTGGGAGAGGGCTgcagagaatgcttagtggttaaggcacttgcctggcaagcataaagacctgggttcaattccccagtaccaatgttagccagatgcacaaggtggcacgtgtgtctctagttcattatcagtggctggaggccctgatacactggttttcgctctctctctctttcaaataaataagtaaaatattttaaatgatgtaaaaataaaaagagttctgGGCCTGTAAGAATAGATTCAGGTGTGCTAGAAGACGGTACAACCTGCAACAACCTTTGGACTCATCTGGGGAAATAACAATGGTGAGGGGTAAAACAGTAATAGTATCAGCAGCTAGCACAGCCACAGTGGGACGAAAGTAGTATCAAGCAGCAGTAACAACCCCTATCTCACTGACGCCACGAAAGAACTGTCATTTGATagaggaggaaactgaagctcaaaATGGCTGTGaagcccaggtgtggtggcacatgcctttaatgccaggactcaggaggctgaggaatcactatgagtttgattgaggccagcctgggactacagagtaaattccaagtgaggctgggctacagtgagatcctaccttgaaaaaaaaaaagtgtcagtaTGGCTATTATGTGAGCCTCAGAGTCACATGATCACAAAGTTTACTTAAACCAAGTCTATGTTCGAAAACCTGTACTTCAGTGACCACAGGTTCCTCCTCCCTGTTCTGTAACTTTGTGATTCAAACTGTGAAAACTAGCTTTAATTCAGAGTTCAAGAAGCAGTCCAATAGTCATCAATAATATTCCCGTAGCAACACGTCATCTTTTCCCTcccagtgtgtttttttttttataacttaattAGAAGCCTCAACTTCATCGTTGGCAGAATGAGGACATCTCTTTAAAAAACCCAAACACTTCAGGTATAAATAGACATGGCTAACAACAATAAGTGGGGTACATAGGAAACATGACTAAGTATAGTTCATTGACAGTTTGCCCTAAAAATAGTTAATATAATTAGTGGCAAAGAGTAAAGCTGACTTCATAACGTTGCAAGTGGCTGTTGGAGAATTGCTCCCTGTGCTGGCTTCATTAAGGCTGAAATTGCTGCAAAAGTGTGCATCTGTATAACCATTCTGCAAAAAGTTAAAGAGTGCAGGGCACCAGTGAGCTGTAAAAGGAAGGTCACAGAGGCTTCATTGAGTTAAACTATAGCCATCGCTCTCTTGGGCAGGTTCACACACCTGCTCAGAGTGCCTTGACCTATCAGGTTGGTGGTTGAAAGATCAGGCTTAGTGGgttagaagatggctcagcccaTCTTAATTATTTaagtattatttcatttaaaaagaggAGTGATCtcaggtaggagagatggctcagtggttaaggcacttgcctgcaaaacctaatgacccaggttcaattccccagtacctacataaagccagatgcacaaagtggtgcatacatttgcagtcggtttgcagtagctagacaccctagtgtgcccattctcattctctctccctctcactctctctccctctctccctcagtgTCTCCtgggaaatacataaataaaaagaagagaaatggtcTTTATCAGCACTCTTCAAGAGAAATACAACATGTGTCATAACTGTGAGTGGCTTCCTAGTAGCCACACTACAAAATGAAGTGAAGTTAATAAATAgtatattgccaggtgtggtggcgcacgcctttaatcccagcactcgggaggcagaggtgggaggctcaccgtgagttcgaggccaccctgagactacatggtgaattccaagagagcctgagctagagtgaaaccctacctcaaaaaagaaaaataaataaatagtatattatGTTTAActtagtatggtggtttgatacaggtgtcctcCACAAATttaggtgtactgaatgctaggttcccagccgatggagatttgggaattaatggctcctggaggcagtgtatgg is a window from the Jaculus jaculus isolate mJacJac1 chromosome 12, mJacJac1.mat.Y.cur, whole genome shotgun sequence genome containing:
- the Med9 gene encoding mediator of RNA polymerase II transcription subunit 9; its protein translation is MSSAGVAGGRQSEDALPPPPEPPLPESKALPPPPVAAAPAQQSPARRPQSPSGVKEEENYSFLPLVHNIIKCMDKDSPDIHQDLNALKTKFQEMRKLISTMPGIHLSPEQQQQLLHSLQEQVRTKNELLQKYKSLCMFEIPKE